One region of Catenuloplanes indicus genomic DNA includes:
- a CDS encoding YciI family protein, translated as MRYLMTSVSTGTTPAPDEKLYADMAAFVQELSATGQLLATGGLAPAGTVLTSKDGEITTVDGPFAEAKEVAAGFALIEVADEAEAIELCRRFRRMVGDGTSVIQQVFG; from the coding sequence ATGCGCTACCTGATGACGTCCGTCTCCACCGGCACCACGCCCGCGCCGGACGAGAAGCTGTACGCCGACATGGCCGCGTTCGTCCAGGAGCTGTCCGCGACCGGGCAGCTGCTGGCCACCGGCGGCCTGGCACCGGCGGGCACCGTGCTGACCTCCAAGGACGGTGAGATCACCACCGTGGACGGGCCGTTCGCCGAGGCGAAGGAGGTCGCGGCCGGGTTCGCGCTGATCGAGGTGGCGGACGAGGCCGAGGCGATCGAGCTGTGCCGGCGGTTCCGGCGGATGGTCGGCGACGGCACGAGCGTGATCCAGCAGGTGTTCGGCTAG
- a CDS encoding RNA polymerase sigma factor, which translates to METVEAVWRLESARIVAALTRVVHDVGLAEELAQDALVTALERWPADGVPDNPGAWLMTVAKRRAIDHVRRSRAQDRAYAETAALSGDTAADERDDVLRLMFVTCHPVLPATARVALTLKLVGGLTTAEIARAYLVTEQTIARRISSAKRTLAAAGVAFALPAGPELAERLDAVLEAVYLIFNEGYTATTGDDLLRTDLCRQALRLGRLLAVLAPGEAEVHGLVALMEIQASRERARTAPDGTPVPLHEQDRGRWDRLLVQRGFAAMLRARDAGGPPGPYLLQGAIAACHAQARTAEETDWARIASLYATLETLRPTPVVRLNRAVAVGAADGPAAGLALTDALLDDPRVRDYHLLPAVRGDLLARLGRHAQARAELRRAAALTRNRAEAAYLRGRADGLPADNHGQDLRDGTVRERATEFLARHDASTRRSYAQTLDRLRRALGDDTPMTALTADAVARACVTAWGTAAPATWNRHRATIRSFAAWAGTPGLAAGLDRRADTRTVAVPLSSEAVAALCADAGHPLRERALWLLLHESGATVTAVLGLDVQDLDLDDRRAPGKGLSWRSGSARLLPALIGGRARGPLFLAGRRPGPARTPASAADLCPETGRRRLSYERAEYLCKRATGATLRRFSPASARRRR; encoded by the coding sequence ATGGAGACCGTCGAGGCGGTCTGGCGCCTGGAGTCGGCCCGCATCGTCGCCGCGCTCACCCGAGTGGTGCACGATGTGGGCCTGGCCGAGGAGCTGGCCCAGGACGCGCTGGTCACCGCGCTGGAGCGGTGGCCGGCCGACGGCGTGCCGGACAATCCGGGCGCCTGGCTGATGACGGTCGCGAAACGCCGCGCCATCGACCATGTCCGGCGGTCGCGGGCGCAGGACCGCGCGTACGCGGAGACCGCGGCCCTGAGCGGCGACACCGCGGCGGACGAGCGCGATGACGTACTCCGGCTGATGTTCGTCACCTGCCACCCGGTGCTGCCGGCCACGGCCCGGGTGGCGCTCACTCTGAAGCTCGTCGGCGGGCTCACCACGGCCGAGATCGCCCGGGCGTACCTGGTCACCGAGCAGACGATCGCGCGCCGTATCTCGTCCGCGAAGCGCACGCTCGCGGCCGCCGGTGTCGCGTTCGCGCTGCCGGCCGGGCCGGAGCTGGCCGAACGGCTGGACGCGGTCCTCGAGGCCGTCTACCTGATCTTCAACGAGGGGTACACCGCGACCACCGGTGACGACCTGCTCCGGACGGACCTGTGCCGGCAGGCGCTGCGGCTCGGGCGGCTGCTGGCCGTGCTCGCGCCGGGCGAGGCGGAGGTGCACGGGCTGGTCGCGCTGATGGAGATCCAGGCGTCCCGGGAGCGGGCCCGGACCGCGCCGGACGGGACGCCGGTGCCGCTGCACGAGCAGGACCGCGGTCGCTGGGACCGGCTGCTCGTCCAGCGCGGCTTCGCGGCCATGCTGCGCGCCCGGGACGCCGGCGGGCCGCCGGGCCCGTACCTGCTGCAGGGCGCGATCGCGGCCTGTCACGCGCAGGCCCGCACGGCCGAGGAGACCGACTGGGCGCGGATCGCCTCGCTCTACGCGACGCTGGAGACGCTGCGGCCGACACCGGTGGTGCGGCTCAACCGCGCGGTCGCGGTCGGCGCGGCGGACGGCCCGGCCGCCGGTCTCGCGCTGACCGACGCGCTCCTCGACGACCCGCGGGTGCGCGACTACCACCTGCTCCCGGCCGTGCGCGGCGACCTGCTGGCCCGGCTCGGCCGGCACGCGCAGGCGCGCGCCGAGCTGCGCCGCGCCGCCGCGCTCACCCGCAACCGGGCCGAGGCCGCTTACCTGCGCGGACGCGCCGACGGCCTGCCGGCCGACAACCACGGTCAAGACCTTCGCGACGGTACGGTACGCGAGCGTGCCACCGAGTTCCTGGCACGGCACGACGCGAGCACCCGCCGGTCGTACGCGCAGACGCTCGACCGGCTCCGCCGGGCACTCGGCGACGACACCCCGATGACCGCGCTCACCGCGGACGCGGTCGCCCGCGCCTGCGTCACCGCCTGGGGTACCGCCGCACCGGCCACCTGGAACCGGCACCGGGCAACGATCCGCTCGTTCGCGGCCTGGGCGGGCACGCCCGGGCTCGCCGCCGGGCTGGACCGGCGCGCGGACACCCGTACCGTCGCGGTGCCCCTGTCCTCCGAGGCGGTGGCCGCGCTGTGCGCGGACGCCGGCCACCCGCTGCGTGAACGCGCGCTCTGGCTGCTGCTGCACGAGTCCGGCGCGACCGTCACCGCGGTGCTCGGGCTGGACGTGCAGGATCTCGACCTGGACGACCGCCGCGCACCCGGCAAGGGCCTGAGCTGGCGGTCCGGCAGCGCGCGGCTGCTGCCCGCGCTGATCGGCGGCCGGGCTCGCGGCCCGCTGTTCCTCGCCGGCCGGCGCCCGGGACCGGCCCGCACGCCGGCGAGCGCGGCGGACCTGTGCCCGGAGACCGGCCGGCGGCGGCTGTCCTACGAGCGGGCCGAATACCTGTGCAAACGCGCGACCGGGGCCACGCTGCGCCGGTTCAGCCCCGCGAGCGCTCGACGTCGTCGGTGA
- a CDS encoding SigE family RNA polymerase sigma factor gives MKVGRGNARDQEFHDFVSARRAGLVRTATLLTGGDAHTAEDLVQTTLTRLYVAWPSFRAARNPDGYLRRALVNCLVDEHRRPWRRAERSTAAPPDTEAPVPDDEPEAAGEVRRALRELPPRMRAAVVFRYFYELDIAETADALGCSTGTVKSQTARGLDRLREALDRSVSGAVI, from the coding sequence ATGAAGGTCGGGAGAGGCAACGCGCGCGACCAGGAGTTCCATGACTTCGTGTCGGCGCGGCGGGCGGGCCTGGTGCGTACCGCCACGCTGCTGACCGGCGGGGACGCGCACACGGCCGAGGATCTGGTGCAGACCACGCTGACCCGGCTGTACGTGGCGTGGCCGTCGTTCCGGGCGGCCCGCAACCCCGACGGGTACCTGCGCCGCGCGCTGGTCAACTGCCTGGTGGACGAGCACCGGCGGCCGTGGCGGCGGGCGGAGCGGAGCACGGCCGCGCCGCCGGACACCGAGGCGCCGGTGCCGGACGACGAGCCGGAGGCCGCGGGCGAGGTGCGCCGCGCGCTGCGCGAGCTGCCGCCGCGGATGCGGGCCGCGGTCGTGTTCCGGTACTTCTACGAGCTGGACATCGCGGAGACCGCGGACGCGCTCGGCTGCAGCACCGGCACGGTGAAGAGCCAGACGGCGCGTGGCCTGGACCGGCTGCGCGAGGCACTGGACCGGTCGGTGTCCGGTGCGGTCATCTGA